A stretch of Campylobacter showae DNA encodes these proteins:
- a CDS encoding HD domain-containing protein produces MALKGNLNGVLGCANLASQLKKLQGKGFANFIAKQSDELIKALCARVLDEIFADFNPDVDFIPFCVIATEKYADNLISTSSVLEILIVFKENAGFNVKFILKKLVAALEGSNLKLNIKICELGEIYEAHKNDHKAKAAFSRIRYICGSRTLYKAARSQIYKTREFNAQENLKFYAKNLGAFNEIPNIKQEPDLKNDLGGTNDIYYLNCALNGFENEISMRSQALKFIDEKELSALNLATDFILCVKSAQNLTLGSDVFAPAKLNEITALMQTKSKKTQENSSVISQKLFFCMHSVAVFSRYLVASFYRSKFKSGAKFSELRAARLKNGFYRFENTIYVPLHVRPRPLNAVLKQLLTLGDAEYKFDVGTIFYLKRAQISKEDAEDSLALFRKILMRNHAHCIIKALLDAEILPVLVKPLEHAVNLAEFDGYHKFSVGEHCVLSVKFAENIKDKFVKSLYDELCIEGRTLLKLALLLHDAGKGLGGDHSVVGSNIFRAYAAKLNLSAKAVNIGVTLVRYHTLMNDVANREDIYDQRTIFSFISKLGDPQTLKLSYIVAYCVINATDEKLYTPYLARLLRELYGICLQSFEDENLLDEASRRVKKELSIRRNAKFAALNENLREKIFAIRSNLLFAKYQPADIIGIAWAAQNADKLSVQVQNHQSLSIEIYAQNYPNLAVLLSALAHLDLGFMEIFELFDGKFYVKLEFNKNVKSSELETLKNLIEISLKSGASAQINRPTILKGELNFDPNHSQEYAKLGINAKDQRGLMAYVLGVFKEFDVKIANARIQTVKNRTRNLLLIEKREGVDLGEILKLLESE; encoded by the coding sequence ATGGCTTTAAAAGGAAATTTAAACGGCGTTTTAGGATGCGCAAATTTAGCCTCGCAGCTAAAAAAGCTTCAGGGCAAGGGCTTTGCAAATTTCATCGCAAAGCAAAGCGACGAGCTGATAAAAGCTCTGTGCGCACGGGTTTTGGACGAGATTTTTGCGGACTTTAACCCAGATGTCGATTTTATCCCGTTTTGCGTCATCGCTACCGAAAAATACGCCGACAACCTCATCTCCACAAGCTCGGTTTTAGAAATTTTAATCGTCTTTAAAGAAAACGCGGGCTTTAACGTCAAATTTATCCTAAAAAAGCTAGTCGCCGCGCTGGAAGGCTCAAATTTAAAGCTAAATATTAAAATTTGCGAGCTGGGCGAAATTTACGAAGCGCACAAAAACGACCATAAAGCAAAGGCCGCATTTAGCCGTATCCGCTACATCTGCGGCTCGCGTACGCTCTACAAAGCCGCTCGCTCACAGATTTATAAAACTCGCGAGTTTAACGCGCAAGAAAATCTCAAATTTTACGCCAAAAATCTAGGCGCCTTTAACGAGATCCCAAACATCAAGCAAGAGCCCGATCTAAAAAACGACCTTGGCGGCACGAACGACATCTACTATCTAAACTGCGCTCTAAACGGCTTTGAAAACGAGATCAGCATGCGCTCGCAGGCTCTAAAATTTATCGACGAAAAGGAGCTTAGCGCGCTAAATTTGGCGACTGATTTTATTCTCTGCGTAAAATCGGCTCAAAATTTAACCCTGGGCTCGGACGTTTTCGCCCCTGCCAAGCTAAACGAGATCACCGCGCTCATGCAAACCAAGTCCAAAAAGACGCAAGAAAACAGCAGCGTCATCTCGCAAAAACTCTTTTTCTGCATGCACTCAGTCGCGGTTTTCTCGCGCTATCTGGTCGCTAGCTTTTACAGGAGCAAATTTAAAAGCGGGGCGAAATTTAGCGAGCTACGAGCCGCGCGGCTAAAAAACGGATTTTATAGATTTGAAAATACGATTTACGTCCCGCTGCACGTCCGCCCTCGCCCTTTAAACGCCGTATTAAAGCAGCTTTTGACTCTTGGCGATGCGGAGTATAAATTTGACGTCGGTACGATCTTTTACCTAAAACGCGCGCAAATCAGCAAAGAGGATGCCGAGGATTCGCTCGCGCTTTTTAGAAAAATTTTGATGCGAAACCACGCTCACTGCATCATCAAGGCGCTTTTGGACGCGGAGATTTTGCCCGTTTTGGTTAAACCGCTCGAGCACGCCGTAAATTTGGCCGAATTTGACGGCTACCATAAATTTAGCGTCGGCGAGCACTGCGTTTTAAGCGTCAAATTTGCCGAAAATATCAAAGATAAATTCGTAAAATCGCTCTACGACGAGCTTTGCATCGAGGGGCGCACGCTGCTAAAGCTAGCATTGCTCCTGCATGACGCGGGCAAAGGTCTAGGCGGCGATCACTCGGTCGTGGGTTCAAATATCTTTCGCGCCTACGCCGCAAAGCTAAATTTGAGCGCAAAAGCCGTAAATATCGGCGTTACGCTCGTGCGCTACCACACGCTGATGAACGACGTGGCAAACCGCGAGGACATCTACGATCAGCGCACGATTTTTAGCTTTATCTCAAAACTAGGCGATCCGCAAACGCTAAAACTCTCCTATATCGTCGCTTATTGCGTGATAAACGCGACCGACGAAAAGCTCTATACGCCCTATCTGGCGCGACTTTTGCGCGAGCTTTACGGCATTTGCTTACAAAGCTTTGAGGATGAAAATCTGCTTGATGAAGCTTCAAGGCGCGTAAAAAAGGAGCTTAGTATCAGGAGAAACGCTAAATTTGCGGCTTTAAACGAAAATTTGAGAGAAAAAATTTTCGCTATCAGGTCAAATTTGCTCTTTGCTAAATACCAACCAGCAGATATCATCGGCATCGCCTGGGCCGCGCAAAACGCTGATAAACTAAGCGTGCAGGTGCAAAATCACCAAAGCCTGAGCATCGAAATTTACGCGCAAAACTATCCAAATTTAGCCGTTTTGCTCTCGGCTCTGGCGCACCTTGATCTTGGATTTATGGAGATTTTTGAGCTGTTTGACGGTAAATTTTACGTCAAGCTAGAGTTTAACAAAAACGTAAAATCAAGCGAGCTAGAAACTTTAAAAAACCTCATCGAGATCTCGCTAAAAAGCGGCGCCTCAGCGCAGATAAATCGCCCGACAATACTAAAAGGCGAGCTAAATTTTGACCCAAACCACTCGCAAGAGTACGCAAAACTGGGCATAAACGCAAAAGATCAGCGCGGGCTGATGGCTTACGTATTGGGAGTTTTTAAGGAATTTGATGTAAAAATAGCCAACGCCAGAATCCAAACCGTAAAAAACAGGACGCGAAATTTGCTGCTTATCGAAAAGCGCGAGGGCGTGGATTTGGGCGAAATTTTAAAATTATTAGAAAGCGAGTAA
- the glmS gene encoding glutamine--fructose-6-phosphate transaminase (isomerizing), with product MCGIVGYVGNREKREFILNGLKELEYRGYDSAGMAVMSLDGGCDKCTQEIAFFKATGKLENLAKKSEGFSSSGEGVAIGHTRWATHGKPTEINAHPHLGEHSFVVHNGIIENYKELKEELEAKGVSFLSQTDTEVIVHLFEENLKAIGEPFKAYEATVARLHGAYATLLITKTAPGKIFFAKDAAPLAIGKSEGKEVFFASSDAPLIGLAKEVCYLDDKSYGFVSIDEIAVFKDAKKLSPSFAALPADKSYAQKEGYRFFMEKEIYEQSAVVSETLMGRVKEDAVGLENLTDEYLRNIDDIVICACGTSYHAALTASYLFERLADTRAKVEIASEFRYRRPKLNKNALFIVISQSGETADTLEALKIAKQAGLKTLAICNVDNSSIVRLADDTLLTRAGIEKGVASTKAFATQVVTLWMLALQIAQAKASISKEELKNEIAALLHVPQILNISKEPQERIRRLAKHYLHGHGFFFIGRDIFYPLALEGALKLKEISYLHAEGYPAGEMKHGPIALADERLFTIALMPQTVLYDKTKSNVEELAARDAYILAISPEEFELSDDFIKTSKQAHPMSEFFEMMIILQLFALEIAVRLGNDVDMPRNLAKSVTVE from the coding sequence ATGTGCGGAATCGTCGGTTACGTCGGCAATAGAGAAAAAAGGGAGTTTATTTTAAACGGATTAAAAGAGCTTGAGTACCGCGGCTACGATAGCGCAGGCATGGCGGTGATGAGCCTGGATGGCGGTTGCGACAAATGCACGCAGGAGATCGCCTTTTTTAAAGCCACCGGCAAGCTTGAAAATTTAGCCAAAAAATCAGAGGGCTTTAGCTCTAGCGGCGAAGGCGTCGCGATCGGACACACGCGCTGGGCTACGCACGGCAAACCTACCGAGATCAACGCCCACCCGCATCTAGGCGAGCACTCTTTCGTCGTTCATAACGGCATCATCGAAAACTACAAAGAGCTAAAAGAGGAGCTCGAGGCAAAGGGCGTTAGCTTCCTTAGCCAAACCGATACCGAAGTCATCGTGCATCTTTTTGAAGAAAATTTAAAAGCTATCGGCGAACCTTTTAAGGCATACGAAGCCACGGTCGCGCGCCTACACGGTGCATACGCGACGCTGCTTATCACCAAAACGGCTCCTGGGAAAATATTTTTCGCTAAGGACGCCGCGCCGCTAGCCATCGGCAAAAGCGAGGGCAAAGAGGTATTTTTCGCCTCCTCTGACGCCCCGCTGATCGGCCTAGCCAAAGAGGTATGCTACCTTGACGACAAAAGCTACGGATTTGTTAGCATTGACGAGATCGCGGTTTTTAAAGACGCAAAAAAACTAAGCCCGAGCTTTGCCGCGCTGCCTGCGGATAAAAGCTACGCGCAAAAAGAAGGCTACCGCTTTTTCATGGAAAAAGAGATCTACGAACAAAGCGCGGTAGTCTCAGAAACTCTAATGGGACGCGTCAAAGAGGATGCGGTAGGGCTTGAAAATTTAACCGACGAGTATCTACGAAATATCGACGATATCGTGATTTGCGCATGCGGCACGAGCTACCACGCAGCCCTTACCGCTAGCTATCTTTTTGAGAGGCTAGCAGACACGAGAGCCAAGGTCGAGATCGCGAGCGAATTTCGCTATAGACGCCCGAAACTAAACAAAAACGCTCTTTTTATCGTCATCTCGCAAAGCGGCGAAACCGCCGATACCCTAGAGGCGCTAAAAATCGCCAAGCAAGCGGGGCTAAAGACGCTAGCTATCTGCAACGTCGATAACTCCTCGATCGTGCGCCTAGCGGACGACACCCTGCTAACTCGCGCGGGCATCGAAAAGGGCGTAGCCAGCACCAAAGCCTTCGCCACGCAAGTAGTAACGCTGTGGATGCTAGCGCTGCAAATCGCGCAAGCTAAAGCCTCCATAAGCAAAGAAGAGCTAAAAAACGAGATCGCAGCACTCCTGCACGTTCCGCAAATTTTAAACATCAGCAAAGAGCCGCAAGAGCGCATCCGCCGCCTAGCCAAGCACTATTTGCACGGCCACGGATTCTTTTTTATCGGGCGCGATATATTTTATCCGCTTGCGCTCGAGGGCGCGCTAAAGCTCAAAGAGATCTCCTATCTGCACGCCGAGGGCTACCCTGCGGGCGAGATGAAGCACGGTCCTATCGCGCTTGCCGACGAGAGGCTATTTACGATCGCGCTGATGCCGCAAACCGTCCTTTACGACAAAACCAAAAGCAACGTCGAGGAGCTAGCCGCTCGCGACGCCTACATACTTGCGATTAGCCCCGAGGAGTTCGAGCTTAGCGACGATTTTATCAAAACGAGCAAGCAAGCTCACCCGATGAGCGAGTTTTTCGAGATGATGATTATCTTGCAGCTTTTTGCGCTGGAAATCGCCGTGAGGCTGGGCAACGACGTAGATATGCCGCGAAATCTCGCTAAAAGCGTAACTGTAGAGTAA